The Bradyrhizobium sp. WBAH42 genome includes a window with the following:
- the soxX gene encoding sulfur oxidation c-type cytochrome SoxX codes for MASLALALPTQAEELVPYTIVGDGIPDSLTGSPGDAARGRALVLARTTTCILCHSGPFPETRFQGDLAPDLGGAGNRWSVSQLRLRLVDASRFNPETIMPSYYRNDGLFRIGRNFAGKPILSAAEIEDIVSFLATLRD; via the coding sequence GTGGCAAGCCTCGCCCTCGCCTTGCCGACCCAAGCCGAAGAGCTCGTGCCCTACACAATCGTCGGCGACGGCATTCCCGACTCGCTCACAGGCTCACCCGGCGATGCTGCGCGCGGGCGCGCGCTGGTGCTCGCACGCACGACGACCTGCATCCTCTGCCATTCCGGCCCATTCCCGGAAACGCGGTTCCAGGGCGACCTCGCGCCTGATCTCGGCGGTGCCGGGAACCGGTGGTCCGTGAGCCAGTTGCGGCTCCGACTGGTCGATGCCTCCCGCTTCAATCCGGAGACCATCATGCCGTCCTATTATCGTAACGACGGCCTCTTTCGGATCGGACGCAATTTTGCCGGGAAGCCAATCTTGTCGGCTGCGGAGATCGAAGACATCGTCTCATTTCTTGCAACGCTTCGGGACTAG
- a CDS encoding NAD(P)/FAD-dependent oxidoreductase gives MNAPVTRRNAVLGIAVAATSLAAPSILRAQSAGRVVVVGGGFGGAACARALKRADAKLQVTLIELNKTYVSCPFSNEVIAGLREIEAQQFGYDKLAAGGISIVTQAAAGIDTQTSRVTTGDGTTVGYDRLVLSPGIDFHLEALPGYDEAASETMPHAWKAGAQTLLLRRQLEAMGDGGTVAIAIPANPSRCPPAPYERASLIAHYLTSRKPRSKVLILDAKDAFSQQRLFEKAWKELYGDMIERVALSQGGRVTSVDPTTRTIVTEFGNYTPDVANVIPPQRAGRIAGVAGVVDATGWCPIDPVTFESKLVPNVHVVGDACLGGGIPKSASAASAQGKACASAIVNLLAGRAPDTPRLTGVCYNVVAPGYGFSLAGHYQPRGDIFAEVEGGTSPVDAPRELRAREATEAERWFETITADTFG, from the coding sequence ATGAATGCGCCGGTGACGCGGCGGAATGCCGTTCTCGGCATCGCCGTCGCGGCCACATCGCTCGCCGCACCTTCGATCCTGCGCGCGCAATCGGCGGGGCGCGTCGTCGTGGTCGGCGGCGGCTTTGGCGGCGCGGCTTGCGCCCGCGCGCTCAAGCGCGCCGATGCAAAATTGCAGGTCACCCTGATCGAGCTGAACAAGACCTACGTCTCCTGCCCCTTCAGCAACGAGGTGATCGCGGGCCTGCGCGAGATCGAGGCGCAGCAGTTCGGCTATGACAAGCTTGCCGCCGGGGGGATCAGCATCGTCACCCAGGCTGCGGCGGGCATCGACACGCAAACGAGCCGTGTGACGACGGGCGATGGCACCACGGTTGGCTATGATCGCCTCGTGCTCTCGCCCGGCATCGACTTCCATCTCGAAGCCCTGCCCGGCTACGACGAGGCCGCGTCGGAGACGATGCCGCACGCCTGGAAAGCGGGCGCTCAGACTCTTTTGCTGCGCCGGCAATTGGAAGCGATGGGGGACGGCGGCACGGTCGCCATTGCAATCCCGGCCAATCCTTCCCGGTGCCCGCCAGCGCCTTACGAGCGCGCGAGCCTGATCGCGCATTACCTGACGTCGAGAAAGCCGCGCTCGAAAGTTCTGATCCTCGACGCCAAGGACGCGTTCTCGCAGCAGCGGCTGTTCGAGAAGGCGTGGAAGGAGCTCTATGGCGACATGATCGAGCGCGTCGCACTGTCGCAAGGCGGCCGCGTCACCTCGGTCGATCCGACGACGCGAACCATCGTCACCGAGTTCGGCAACTACACCCCTGATGTCGCCAACGTCATCCCGCCGCAGCGCGCGGGGCGCATCGCCGGCGTCGCAGGCGTTGTGGACGCGACGGGCTGGTGCCCGATCGATCCCGTCACGTTCGAGTCAAAACTCGTTCCGAACGTCCACGTCGTTGGCGATGCCTGCCTCGGCGGCGGCATTCCCAAATCGGCGTCCGCTGCGAGCGCGCAAGGCAAGGCTTGCGCTAGCGCGATCGTGAATCTCCTCGCCGGCCGCGCGCCGGACACGCCACGCCTGACCGGCGTCTGTTACAACGTCGTCGCGCCAGGCTACGGCTTCTCGCTCGCCGGCCACTACCAGCCGCGCGGCGACATCTTTGCCGAGGTCGAGGGCGGCACCAGCCCGGTCGATGCACCGCGCGAATTGCGCGCCCGCGAGGCCACGGAAGCGGAGCGCTGGTTTGAGACCATCACGGCGGACACCTTTGGCTAG